One window of Alkaliphilus metalliredigens QYMF genomic DNA carries:
- the phnE gene encoding phosphonate ABC transporter, permease protein PhnE: MSTSLGKNKNSYGKFFTNKRFAKKTSFIVMSALFLFSFSQLDFTIKKLLNGFERGQYMLERMLPPVVTDLNALIAAALESIQVAVVSTILGVAFSAILAIFAANNTTPHQIISYLIKGFAVFVRSIPALIWAIMFIVAVGFGPSAGIMALAINSIGMLVKVYAESIEEMDKGVIEALRATGASPFQVAMQGILPAVMSILISWSVFRLDINIRYAAILGVVGAGGIGAELDRYTRASNYDQALGVTIIIFLMVIFVEKITTYIKQQLDLPTTALVEGEDE, translated from the coding sequence ATGAGTACTTCATTAGGGAAAAACAAAAATTCATATGGAAAATTTTTTACAAATAAGCGCTTTGCTAAAAAAACATCTTTCATTGTGATGAGTGCGCTCTTTTTATTTAGTTTTTCACAGCTTGATTTTACCATTAAAAAGCTCTTAAATGGATTTGAACGGGGACAATATATGCTTGAACGAATGCTACCACCAGTTGTCACAGATTTGAATGCACTCATCGCTGCGGCACTTGAATCCATCCAGGTAGCAGTTGTCAGTACCATTTTGGGTGTAGCTTTTTCAGCTATTTTGGCTATATTTGCAGCTAATAACACCACCCCACATCAAATTATTTCTTATCTTATCAAAGGCTTTGCTGTATTTGTTCGATCAATTCCTGCTTTAATTTGGGCAATTATGTTTATTGTAGCAGTTGGTTTTGGCCCTAGTGCCGGTATTATGGCCCTTGCCATCAATAGCATCGGTATGCTAGTAAAGGTATATGCTGAATCCATAGAGGAAATGGACAAAGGAGTAATTGAAGCCCTTCGTGCAACAGGTGCTTCTCCTTTTCAAGTTGCTATGCAAGGTATCTTACCTGCAGTGATGAGTATTTTGATTTCGTGGTCGGTTTTTCGCCTTGATATTAATATTCGTTATGCTGCCATTTTAGGTGTTGTGGGGGCTGGTGGAATTGGTGCAGAGCTTGATCGTTACACCAGGGCTTCTAATTATGATCAAGCCTTAGGTGTTACCATTATTATTTTTCTAATGGTTATTTTCGTTGAGAAAATCACGACGTATATTAAGCAGCAACTTGATCTGCCAACAACTGCTTTAGTTGAAGGAGAAGATGAGTGA
- a CDS encoding phosphonate C-P lyase system protein PhnL, translated as MSILLEIKNLVKDFNIYQLHKEIRALKNVDLKLEEGKFIGITGRSGSGKSTILKCIYGTYLPQQGEIFYDSNKFGKINLAKASKREIIYLRQYEIGYVSQFLKSMPRVKASELVEEALIEMGSEKSYAKEEAMKILSHFEIDKALWDSYPNTFSGGEKLRLNIARAMVKKPRLLLLDEPTASLDQGSKEKVKELIIQLKAQGTTMLGIFHDLDFMKGVCDQELQMKDGMLSTMKG; from the coding sequence GTGAGTATATTATTAGAGATAAAAAATTTAGTCAAAGATTTTAATATATATCAACTTCATAAGGAAATTAGAGCGTTGAAAAATGTCGACTTAAAGCTTGAAGAAGGAAAATTTATAGGCATTACAGGAAGAAGTGGAAGTGGAAAATCAACCATTCTAAAATGTATATATGGAACGTATCTTCCACAACAAGGAGAAATTTTTTATGATTCAAATAAATTTGGAAAAATTAATTTAGCCAAAGCATCGAAAAGAGAGATTATTTATTTAAGACAGTATGAAATAGGATATGTGTCGCAATTTTTAAAAAGCATGCCAAGGGTTAAAGCCAGTGAACTTGTAGAAGAAGCGCTAATTGAAATGGGAAGTGAGAAAAGTTATGCAAAGGAAGAGGCAATGAAAATATTATCTCACTTTGAAATCGATAAGGCGTTGTGGGATAGCTATCCAAATACCTTCTCAGGTGGTGAAAAGCTGCGGTTAAATATTGCAAGAGCAATGGTGAAAAAACCAAGGCTCTTGCTTTTAGATGAACCAACTGCAAGTCTAGATCAAGGATCTAAAGAGAAAGTGAAAGAACTGATAATACAATTAAAAGCCCAGGGGACCACAATGCTTGGCATTTTTCACGATTTAGATTTTATGAAAGGAGTTTGCGATCAAGAATTACAGATGAAAGATGGCATGCTGTCTACTATGAAAGGATGA
- the phnE gene encoding phosphonate ABC transporter, permease protein PhnE: protein MGNADVFTKSKTIDRLDSKKEFSLSHKLYRKYQKNRKSKFYHLSTIWGFGIFITLWSWWGTEFKMYSIISSLGSMFEFIFKDLLPPDLSVARSMISATMDTLYMSIVGVAISIVLSLIFAILSAKTTAPNVFIGEILKNIVSMIRSFPTIIFGIFLVATFGLGTFTGALALGVGGIGMLGKAYTESLEQIDPGQVEALKSVGASWFQIIGQAIMPQFKPSFIAWSLHQVDYNIRDSAILGMIGAGGLGMVLIGRIRLFQYSQAATAILLIFILIIIVEYITSKIREQLI from the coding sequence ATGGGAAATGCTGATGTATTTACTAAGAGTAAAACTATAGATAGGCTGGATTCTAAAAAGGAATTTAGCCTATCCCATAAACTATACCGAAAATATCAAAAAAATAGAAAGTCAAAATTCTATCATCTTTCTACTATTTGGGGATTTGGAATCTTTATTACCCTATGGTCATGGTGGGGTACTGAATTTAAAATGTATTCTATTATTTCAAGTCTGGGAAGTATGTTTGAATTTATTTTTAAAGATTTACTGCCACCAGATTTATCGGTTGCAAGGTCTATGATTTCTGCAACAATGGATACCCTTTATATGAGCATTGTTGGAGTTGCTATTTCCATCGTCTTATCCCTTATATTTGCAATTTTATCTGCAAAGACAACGGCACCAAATGTTTTTATTGGTGAAATTTTAAAAAATATCGTCAGTATGATAAGATCTTTTCCCACTATTATTTTCGGTATTTTTCTTGTGGCTACTTTTGGTTTAGGTACTTTTACCGGTGCTTTAGCCCTAGGTGTAGGAGGGATTGGTATGCTAGGAAAAGCATATACTGAATCTCTTGAACAAATTGACCCCGGTCAAGTAGAAGCCTTAAAATCCGTTGGAGCCAGTTGGTTCCAAATTATTGGTCAAGCTATCATGCCACAGTTTAAACCTTCTTTTATCGCTTGGTCTCTTCACCAAGTTGATTATAATATTAGAGATTCTGCCATTCTAGGTATGATTGGTGCTGGTGGATTAGGAATGGTTTTAATAGGAAGGATACGACTTTTTCAATATAGCCAAGCAGCAACTGCGATTTTATTGATTTTCATTTTAATTATAATCGTAGAATACATTACTTCTAAAATAAGGGAGCAGTTAATATGA
- the phnC gene encoding phosphonate ABC transporter ATP-binding protein, whose translation MTQPILQITELSKVYPDGTVALNNVELDFKKGEFVSIIGPSGAGKSTLIRCINRLVEPSGGKIIFKEKDIVKARGKELRMIRRQIGMIFQGHNLVKRSETIRNVLHGNLGYMNSIKGGLGLFTKESIEDAIGILERVGLRDQAFKRADELSGGQQQRVGIARAMAQNPSIIMADEPIASLDPKSSEDVMRYLKKVCNEDGITALVNLHQVDFAKEFSDRIIGVRKGHIVFDGKPSDLNDRMAHHIYN comes from the coding sequence ATGACTCAACCTATTTTACAAATTACTGAGCTTAGCAAAGTCTATCCCGATGGAACAGTTGCTTTAAATAATGTGGAACTTGATTTTAAAAAAGGAGAATTTGTCTCCATTATCGGTCCTAGTGGTGCTGGAAAAAGTACTTTAATTCGTTGCATTAATCGACTGGTAGAACCAAGTGGGGGCAAAATCATTTTTAAAGAAAAGGACATTGTAAAGGCAAGAGGAAAAGAACTTCGAATGATCAGAAGACAAATCGGAATGATTTTTCAAGGTCATAACCTTGTTAAACGTTCCGAAACCATCAGAAATGTGCTCCATGGAAATCTTGGTTATATGAATAGTATTAAAGGCGGCCTTGGATTATTTACAAAAGAATCCATTGAGGATGCCATTGGCATTTTAGAAAGAGTTGGTCTTCGAGACCAAGCCTTTAAAAGGGCCGATGAACTCAGTGGGGGCCAACAACAAAGAGTGGGAATCGCCAGAGCCATGGCACAAAATCCATCAATTATTATGGCAGATGAACCCATTGCAAGCCTCGACCCAAAATCCTCAGAGGATGTTATGCGTTATCTAAAAAAAGTTTGTAATGAGGATGGCATTACTGCCCTTGTCAATCTACATCAAGTTGATTTTGCAAAGGAATTTTCAGATCGTATCATTGGTGTTAGAAAGGGTCATATTGTGTTTGATGGTAAACCATCGGATCTAAATGATCGTATGGCCCACCACATCTATAATTAA